Part of the Lolium rigidum isolate FL_2022 chromosome 6, APGP_CSIRO_Lrig_0.1, whole genome shotgun sequence genome, CATGCCTCATGGGCCAACTTTTAGGCCGCTTTGAGAATCGTGCGATGCGTGCACGCAACTTCCCTTGGCCAACCGAACTGCCCAAACTTGGCCCAGTAGATGCGAGAAACCACTTCGTGAGCAAGCAAACTCGCCCTATAATTGCTactcttagtttattttacttttgaTGACCTGCTTCTTCTTTTTGAGCATTTCTTCCCTACTTTTGTCCATGTATTCTAATCTCTCTGGTTTTGCATTTACCCGAGTATTTGGTTTCTCTCTACTGAGCTGAGTTGGCAAGTCACTGGTTATATGCACATGGATCTCCTCCCACTCTGCGTAGAGCTCTTAGTATCTTCAGAACAACCTTTGACTTCCAGTTGTATGATGTTTACCAAGAGCCAATAATGCGTGCTGTGAAGTAATGAACTGTAATAATCAGTATATCTTGAACCTTACCCATCATATGGTGGATACTTTTGCCATGTTTGTTGTAAAATCTCAACTTGTAGAAtgcaattcatttgttttgtaggATCTCCTGACGACACTATTTAATTATTATTTTCTTACGCAGTACATACCTGAAGAATGCCACATCTTGAAAGGGCGTGCTGCCGAGCCAGTTCATGATCTCGGTAGCATTTCTGCTTTACGATGGTCTCTTTTCTTCAGCAAAAAACAATTTATAATGGCCGTTTCTCAAGCATGTTGTGAACCTGTTGTTCATCATCAATTATTTGGTTATTCAACAGTGCAGTAGATCTCAAGTATTTCGTGAGACATGTTTCATAATTTTCTTGAGCGCAGAATACAAATACCGTGCATCGAACAAACATGTATGCCTGCATAGTGAGACATACTTAGTAGTACTACCAAGAATAGCCCAGACATTGAAAAATCATCATCGTGGTTGATGGGGGTAATTCAAGGCCTTGCAGAACTGGCCAGAAGAAGGACTGAAATGTGCAATTCAGGAGTAGGTGTAGAGCCACAGCCACCCTATCAACAATGTAAGTGCAGGATGCAGGAAAAAGGAAATCAGAGCCCGAAACACCACCTGCTCTCAGCTACTTCTCTTGCTCACAACCAGAACTACATCCATCATGACGAGCACCGTTTCCTTTATTTGTTGTCACAACTATCATGTACAGTACTAAACAGAATTAATTTCTGACCAGAGCAGTCTTCATTTCACACGCACAGAATAGGCAGGTATACCCTAAAACATTTTTTTTCTGACGATACACCGTAGTCTATATACGAAGTTGTAGGTGCCCAGGCGCGCAGTGAGGACGAGAAAGCACGAGGCATTGTCTTGTCCTGCATACAGTTGATCATGGAGGCATGTGAGCTCCAAAGCCACTCTACACAACAGTTGCCTAGGCAAAGAGACTCTCCTTTACCTCCTCCACCTCCCAACTCCCATTCCACCCCTAAAAATTCGCcccatcctctcctcctcctccccacatCATCGATCAGCGAGACCAACCGGTGGCCTCGTCCACCACCATGGTGACTCTGCGCTCTCAGAGGTAAGCCTAGAGCGGTGGCCAGAGGGAGGCAGGGAGGCGGGATGTTAACTTCAGCATTTCCTTGTACTCTCATCGACCTAATTTCCAAGCAGAGAAACCGGGAAATCGGTGCCGCCGGAGGCGCCGGGCCAAGCCGATCTGGAGTTCTGCAAGTACATGTCCTACGGACACTCCTGGGAGAAACTGGTAATCTCACTCTCACATGACGGGCAAAGTTCACCTCTACCAGTTTTGTTGCACATGCTAGATCCTTTCAATACAACAGCTGACTATTCGCGTGTCTGTCGTTCTACAGGTGCTGCCTGACAAGTTCGGGAGCACGGTCATGGGCCGTGGGCTCCCGGAGGTGAAGCTGCGGGTGGCAGGCGGAGAGCGGCGCGCGTGGGACGTGGAGGTCGTGGCCGACGAGTACGGCGACGTGTACCTCGCTGGCGGCTGGCGGGAGTTCGCTCGCACCAACGGCCTGGAGCTGGGTCAGCTCCTCTTCTTCCGCTACGACGGCGTTGCCCTGATCACCATCAGGGTCTTGGAGGGGAAACCGTCACCCgaccaggacgaggaggaggaggacggcgcggGTACACTTCGATCTCTCGCGGCGTTCCCTTTGGTTTATCTTCTCTTGGAATTTACAGTCTTGCGCGGTCGAACTAAAACAGAAGGGAACtcttcgccgccggcgccggccccgGCACCAGTGCCGGCCCCGATGGGCAGTGAAAGCAGTAACGGTGGCGGCGACACGGCGGACGTGGGCACCGTTGACCCGGCGTCATCGCAGTTCATCGTGATGCTGAAGGAGTGCCACTTCGGCCTGAAGCAGCATCAGTACCTGGTGAGTGTAAGCGAAGCGTGTCGATCGTGTGTATGCATCAGCATCAATTGTATTTTGCAAGTTTGTTGCTGGCTATGGATGGAGTAGCTAATTCCATGAACATCTCGCATGCAGCACGTGCCTGCAGATTTCCATAAGGCTCATGGATACACGGAGAGGAGGAGGGTGGTGCTGCAGATGCGCGGCAAGTCGTGGACCGTGAACCTCAAGCATACCAAGCTCGTCGGAAGCGGGAGGAGACGCACGGCGCTCAGGTACGGGTGGCACCAGTTCTGCGTCGACAACGGTCTTGGCCTCGGCGACACCTGCTTCTTCCATGCGCTCCCGGAGGGCAGCGGCGAGGACCACGTGCTCAGGGTTGAGGTGCGCAAGCAAGACGGCACCATTGTCAAGTGATTAGTTCGTGCCTCAGGCAATAATGATGCACAAGAAGAACAAGCAAGTCGTGTTAACTTCTAAAACGCAACGCAAACTATCAACTGAATGTGTCTTTCGATCTGTGATGGCAAATAAGTTGCGGAAGATGGTAACTTTAGTGTTGGAGAGAGTGCAAAGAGTCAAGCGGCTCAGACCCGCTCCTTGGTCGCCCCGTGCGACCGGGGGTGGAACCCTAGATCTCGGCCCCCACCGATCCTCTCCCCTCCCCCACCCCCGCCCACCGCTGGCGTGCACCGCCAGGCAAAGCCCGCACGGTGCCGGTGGCGGCGATCCTTCAATTACCTGGCGGGATGAAGACTGTGCGGGGCGACATCCTCCATGGCGGCAGTGCATATCTGTGGAAGTCAGGCGAGGCCTGGCGTGGTGGCGTCCGACGAGCTGTTCCATGGCGGCCTTTTTGCAAGTGGAGGCGACGCTGGGGTGGGCGGTCATGGTTGTGTCGACCCGGTGGTTGCGGCGGCATGGTTTCTCCTCGCTTGTGGTGTGTGTGTGCCTAGAGGGCGGTTGCTGGCTGGCCTGGCCGTGGACGCCGACGGCggctcatgggacatcgaaggtggattCAGAGGCTGGTTACAGGCTCTAGTCACTGCCCTCGTACTCGGATCTGGCCTATGTGGCTCGGCCGCCATCGGAAAGGCCACCAAGGCACGTACGCTCGCGAAGATGTCTACTCTAGGGGCCCATGGGAGGTTGGTCCAGCCGATTTGGACCGGCGGTGACGATTTGGTAGGTTCTAGTGAGGTTTGGCGGCCCAGTTGTCTTTGATGTGCACTGGTTTGGGAGGAATTGGGAAGAAGGGTTTGTGTCGGCGCAATCTAGAGTGACTCACTGCCGCCGGGACCGGATCAGGGGCTTCCTCGGTCCCTCCCCCCTTTTTTTGCTCCCATGACTGCTCTCACCAGCGCCGCCCGAATGACGTCTATGTTCCAACCTCTACTAGCACCCAGCTTGGTTGTCACCGTTCCAGCGAGGAAAAGGTCCCATCTTGCTGACCTCTTAGTGATTCTCCGGTGAAGTGGTTGTATCATGGTGGGTGCCCCCGAATGTCGATGTTGTCCCCACTCGTGGAGTGCTTGGTGTGGGGGTTGTAGTCGACGACTCGGGCGAAAGCCATGGTCGGTCTGTCCGGAGCAAATGACGGTGACGCTGTTGGGCGCCATTATCCTTCTTGGGGGTGTCTTCGTTGAGCCTCGGCTCTACCCCCATCATGGTCGGATACATCTACGTAAAAATCTTGGCTCTTAATGGGTTGAGCAACGACGTCACCTTGGTGTCGCTCCCCTTCCTGGAGGCTTTTCTTATGAGATCTTGTTGTTCTCTTGCTTCTCCTTTCATGGTCACATGTGGCTGGCGTCTGCACGTGTGTAGTTGGTTCGTGGGGATTTCAGTGATGGTCCGCCTGCGACACCCTCCGCTCTTTATTTTTTTCGAGACGAAAAACTAAAGGCTTAGAGTTTTATCTTTGTTTGTGGTAGTCGTGCTTTTGTTGTTTTGGGTGTCGGTTTACTATGATATGTGCTTGTATTGTAAGCTGGTAACACTTCCGTGTACGTGTTCGGGTTGTGCTGCAATCATGGCCGGTTAAGGGCTTTGTTAAGTCAAATTGGACTTTGTGGGCCTACTatttaaaattaaaataagtTGCAGAAtggatgtactccctccatccacgagcttaattttgactaaattgatatatatctacacactaaattacgtctagatacatgcatatttgaacaaaatttgaacATCCTTCTataaatggaggtagtatattaAATTAGATATTCCTCGAACGAAATGTGTTACTATATAATCTACCAACCTCTGTAATCATGAGGCCACTCGTCCTAGATCAACAACTAAGTGCACCCAACTATGAACACACGAAGAGAACCAACATCTGGTTGGATGGTTAAGAGATGACTAAGAGAGCAGTGACACCTCTATTCAAGCAGAGTTCAATTTCtaaatttgacactttggtgcctCATtaaaaggcgaaatatttttAATGGGAGGCGATGTTTCCGTCGATAGTGAGGCGCTCGTGGTGGCATAGTCCCCGTCGAATCAGTTTCTTAGACTCATTCTCTTGAAGGTGCTCATATGGGTATGGTGTGCATGTGTACGTTCATAGGGTGAGTGTTTgtacgtatgtatgagcgtctataTATTTGTACCGTGTTTAAAAAAAACTATGAACAGACGAACTAAATCAAGGGAGGGAAGATGCTAGTGATCCAAACAACAAAATCTTTATGCTATCATATTATTATAGTCAATACACTGCAACACATATTACCGGTACACACTAGTGGAAATCAGGCCTATAGCACCGGTTTGTAACTAGCTTTTGCACCGGTGCAAAGCAATCAGCACTAAAGGCTCCCCCTTTAGCATCGGTTGTGTTGCGACTAAAGAGGTACCACGTGGCAGCGGTCGAGGGCCCGGGTGGGAGGAGATTTAGCACCGGTTCGCGCTAAAGGTGACCACATGGCGAGCCCTGACTCTGTCGCGGCAGGAAAATGCcaaaaaacgctgccgcggcagaaccCGCAACCACACCTAGGGCTCACCATTTGAAACACGTTAATGCACACATACAACAAAATCATTATATTACACAACAATGTTATAGATATAGAGATCGAAGTGAGCTCTTTCGTTGTGCTTGGTCGAACATATTAGATAATGGTACACggttcatgcatatatacaaaATAATTTCAGCGACCAAATTCAGGTGTCCCATCTTCAGCTAGGTTTGTGTTTCTCCGTTGGAGAATATTACTCCATTAGCTAGAAATTTCTAAGCAAAACAACACCGAGATATTTTGACTTGAGACTTAACATGTGAATCTTTATTTCTAAATCAAACCTCTCTTAAAGTTTTTCCACCTTTTTGTTTAAAGTTTTTGAATTTCCATCTCGCGTGATGGTCTTATTTTATATAATTTGCGACTTATGTATGAACTGTAGATATAGTAACTATATTTTTTTATCTGAAATGGAGGTAAAAAACTCTGTCTCATTCTATATTAATTAAGGAGGAGTCTGACAAACGAAAATCAAAAAGTCATTACAAATCAGACTACTCTCGCGGTATCAAAGCACTCACACGTTTTGGCACCATGGCTATCCAAAGTTTTAGCTCACTCTTGATTTTAGCGAAAATCACTATCAGAGGAGCATGCTTATTACGGAAAACACCTGCATTCCTTTCATTCCAAATTCCCTAAGAAGTAAGACGGGAGAGAGACGCAGCGGCCTTGCGATTATGAGATGAGGAACCGGTCATAAAAAGCCACCACTCCTCTAAGGTTTTTGTTGGCTACTGGTGAATGTTGATGAAGTATAGACCAAGACAATCCTTTATGAGACCCCATAGCCTTTGCGTGTACCGAAAATGGATGAGGAGGTGGACAATCGATTCCGTGGATATCTTGTAAAAAGGACAATGTCTGCAATTTGGCCACCCTCTTTTTTTGTGTAACCGGTCCGCCATCCATAGCCTATTTTAAAGTGCGAGCCAAGCGAAAAATTTAATTTTTCGTGGCGCCCAAATTTTCCAAAACATTCTCTTCATGGTGGACTAGATAGCACCAAAGAATTGATCTTTACAAGCTGAAGCCGCCGAGTAACGATCGTCTCCCGTGAGGGTCCATGTGATGGTATCAACCACGTTGCTCTCAAGTGGATATCTTGGAGTTCAATCCAAAGGGCAACGAATTGCTCCATGTGAGGAAACGAGAAATCTCCGGCAATGTTGATCTTGGTAACCCAATCCTTGTTTCACAAAGCCTTGTTGATAGTTCACATCTTTCTTTTCGACACAGCAAAGATGCGAGGGCCGATTTCTTTAGGCTTGGAACCATTCAACCAAGGAGCATCCCAAAAAGGCATTTTATGCCCATTGCCCATAGTGATCTTTGTTGAGGCGTAGAAAAGGCCCATATCCACCTCCGTGCAAGGGTTTCCCAATCCGAACCAAATTTTGCTCAGGTCCGTCCATTCGTTCCAAGGCCACCTCAATCTTAGGGCCCTCGAGAATTTGTCAATGTTAAGAACCCCAAGAATTTTTGGGCGACAAACATTTTCCTAATTAACTGTACATTGCCCACCCGGGACCTTGTTGTTGGCCGTCCAAAGGAAGGCCCGCTCAATCTTCTTCAAGTTGTTGGTGATGGGTGGAGGGATGATAATCGGAGTTAGGTGGTAGATAGCTTGCGAGGCAATGGCGAACTTCACAAAGGCGGTGCGGCTAGTCACGTTAATAAATTTGCCATTCCAAGTTGGGATTTTGCGGGCCATTTTATCCTCAAGGTGTTGGAAATCCACTCTTCTCAATTGTCACACCGAAAGTGGCAAGCCAAGATACTTCATGGGGAATGAAGTCCTTAACACCGGTAAGTGGGTTTACCACATTAAAATCTCATTGATTGTAAGTGGGTTTACCACATAAGAGGCGG contains:
- the LOC124662614 gene encoding B3 domain-containing protein Os03g0212300-like, with protein sequence MVTLRSQRETGKSVPPEAPGQADLEFCKYMSYGHSWEKLVLPDKFGSTVMGRGLPEVKLRVAGGERRAWDVEVVADEYGDVYLAGGWREFARTNGLELGQLLFFRYDGVALITIRVLEGKPSPDQDEEEEDGAGTLRSLAAFPLVYLLLEFTVLRGRTKTEGNSSPPAPAPAPVPAPMGSESSNGGGDTADVGTVDPASSQFIVMLKECHFGLKQHQYLHVPADFHKAHGYTERRRVVLQMRGKSWTVNLKHTKLVGSGRRRTALRYGWHQFCVDNGLGLGDTCFFHALPEGSGEDHVLRVEVRKQDGTIVK